In Methanothermobacter tenebrarum, the sequence GAACCGGTGAAATAATGAAAAACGGGACAATAATCATTGGAGGAAACTCAGGTTTCATGACAGGACTCTACATGATGGGAGGACAAATAATAGTCTTGGGAAACCTGGGAAAAGATGCTGGCGAATCCATAATACGTGGAAAAATCTACTTTAAAGGAAAAGCAGAAAGCCTAGGCAAAAACGCGAAGATAAACAAGATAACAGGCGAAGAAAGAAAGGAACTGGAGAAAATATTAGAAGAGAATGGCTTCAAATTAGAAAAGACAGAATACACCAAGTTCAAGAAGATAATACCAAGGAGCAAGAGACCATTCTATGGTAAAGAAGTGGAGGAAGGATAAATGGATCCTAAAATTGGCATGGTCGGCACCCCCTGTCAAATAACAGCAGCAACCCTCATGAAAGACTATGAATCCTTCATAAAAGAATTCCCAGTCACCCTAAAGATAGGACTATTCTGCATGGAAAACTTCTCCTACAAATACCTTAAAAGGTTCCTAGAAGAGAAAGGAATAAGCCTAAAAGAGATAATACAATGCAGAATAGAGGGAGGATCCGCTAAATTCCACTTAAACAGTGGAGAGACAATATCCATACCCCTAAAGGAACTAAAGGAAACCATGCGCAAAAGCTGCCAAATATGCATGGACTATACATCAGAACAAGCCGACATATCAATAGGCTCAGTAGGCTCCCCACAAGGGTGGTCAACCATAATCATAAGAACAAAAAAAGGACTTAAACTCATCAAAGCAGCTGAAGAAAAAAAATACATCAAAACCAAACCAATAAGCGACAAAGGATTTGAATTACTCCAAAGGTTAGCCGCTGGGAAAAAAGAAAAAAACCTAAAAGAGATCAAGAAAAGGGAAAAGGTTGCAAGACCAGTAATGTACTGGAGAGTGATGCCAGAGACAGAATACCTCGAAGAGGTGACTGATTACCAATTCAGAGACCTCAGAGGAGACGTTATAGATATAGGGGCCTGCGTATTATGCGGGGCGTGCCTGCTCTCATGTCCAGAAGAGATCATAAAAATAGAAGACAGAAAACCGGAAATAAAAGGAGAATGTCCACCAGCTTGTAACGCATGCTACATAGCCTGCCCCAGAACATATGTACCAGACAATATCATAAGCCACGAAACCGCGAAAGAACCCCTAGGAGATTATATCAAAATAGTATCAGCCAAGGCCCCAATGTTCAAAGGCCAAGACGGTGGAGTTGTAACCGCATTATTATCATATGCACTATCAGAGGGGATAGTTGATAAGGTCCTAGTAGTTGACAAGGACACCAAGAACCCATGGAAACCCACCCCCAAACTTACAAAACATATCGAAGATGTTATTAAGGCGGCTGGCACAAAATATTCAGCCTGTCCAATATTCAAAGCAATGGGAGGATCCTAATTGCCATTCAAAGTTGAAAGGAAAGCTGAAATATGTAAAAGGAACTTCAACAGGCCAGGTTGTTGCTGGTACCTCTGCGACAACCCCGACGAAGAACAATGCAAAGGCTGCTTCTCATGCTATAACAATTGTCCACATGAAGTCTATGAGATAATAAACGGGGAACCACAACCCATAAGACACGAAAAGTGTGTAGGATGCCGTATATGCGAAGAGATGTGTCCTAATGATGCTATAGAAGTAAATGCTGTTGTGGAGGATAGAAGGAACGTATGGTCACTGGTAGATCTCACCGAAATACAGCGAAAATCAGAAGAGGGCACCTACAAGGTCAGAGGGTGCGGCGCACTACGCAGAATACCAACATTTGACGATCTAGTCCTGATACCTGCACAAGTTTCAAGGCCACCAATAGACAAATACCGGGAACCATGCAACACAAAGGTTATACTAGGGGATAGGTACGCCGAGAACCCACTAGAACTTGACACTCCAATAATGATAGCTGCCATGTCATTCGGAGCCATCAGCAAAGAGGCCAAGATAGCCCTTGCAATGGGCGCCACACTCGCAGGAACAGCCACAAACACTGGTGAAGGTGGCATGCTACCCGAAGAGAGGAAATACGCATCAAAACTTATTGTACAATATGCATCTGGCAGATTCGGAGTATCAGCAGCTTACCTCAACAATTCAGAGGCTATTGAGATCAAGATAGGTCAAGGGGCGAAGGCTGGTATGGGCGGACACCTATTAGGAGAAAAGGTTACAGGGGAAGTCTCAAGAATAAGAATGATACCAGAGGGTACAGACGCGTTAAGCCCAGCAAGGCATATGGATATAGTCGGCCCAGAGGATCTTAGCATGAAAATATCACAACTTAGGGAGATAACAGACTGGAGAGTGCCTATAATGGTCAAGTTCACCTCTGGACGGGTAAGGGATGATGTTAAGATAGCTGCCAAGGCAGGGGCCGATATAGTCGTGGTCGATGGCATGCAAGGGGGTACAGGCGCCGGACCAGATGTGGTGACAGAACATGCAGGGATACCCATTATAGCGGCGATAGTAGAAGCCGATGAAGCCCTCAAAGAGGTCAACCTCCGTGAAGAAGTTAGTCTAGTGGCAGCCGGTGGAATAAGAAGCGGGGCCGATGTTGCGAAGGCCATAGCACTAGGTGCGGATGCGGTGTATATTGGTACAGCAGCCCTCGTGGCCATTGGATGTAGGGTTTGTCAAATGTGCTATGCCGGAACTTGTCGTAAAGGCATCGCAACCCAAGACCCATTATTTAGAAAGAGATTAGATTATGTTGAAGGGGGTAAACGGGTTGCAAGATACATTGAAGCCATGACAGAAGAACTTTCAATGTTAACACAACAAGCAGGTAATACTGATGTCAGTAAACTTGAAAAGGACGATCTCAGGGCGCTTAATCTTGAAACTGCAGCACTTACAGGTGTTAAAATGGCCGGGATGGAAGCACCCCTCTATTCCTTATAAAATTTTATCACTTTTTCTTTTTTTGCATAATATATATATGAAAGGGTTAATCATGATTATCCAAGAGAAGCTATTGGACAATAATATTAAAATGGGGAGTGTGAAGTCCTATGGGAAGATCTTTAAAACTTTATGTTTTATTAGCAGCCACCCTTTCATCATTCCTAACACCATTTATGGGCTCCTCTATTAACGTGGCCCTGCCAGTTATTGGCAGGGAATTCCAGATAGATGCTATATTACAAACTTGGATTCCCACAGCCTATCTTTTGGCAGCTGCAATGTTCTCGGTACCATTTGGAAGACTATCCGAGATTAAGGGCATGAAAAGGATATTCATCTACGGAAACGCTATATTCTTCATATCATCTTTACTATCTGCATTAGCCCCAAACGCTATCTTCCTTATAATATTTAGACTATTGCAGGGTATAGGCTCTGCAATGATGTTCGTAACAGGCTTAGCGATCCTCACAAGAGTCTACCCTCCAATGGAAAGAGGTAAAGTTATCGGTATCAACACTGCCGCAGTATATGTTGGCCTATCCCTTGGACCAGTGCTTGGAGGCGCCCTGACACACTATATTGG encodes:
- a CDS encoding Coenzyme F420 hydrogenase/dehydrogenase, beta subunit C-terminal domain, translated to MDPKIGMVGTPCQITAATLMKDYESFIKEFPVTLKIGLFCMENFSYKYLKRFLEEKGISLKEIIQCRIEGGSAKFHLNSGETISIPLKELKETMRKSCQICMDYTSEQADISIGSVGSPQGWSTIIIRTKKGLKLIKAAEEKKYIKTKPISDKGFELLQRLAAGKKEKNLKEIKKREKVARPVMYWRVMPETEYLEEVTDYQFRDLRGDVIDIGACVLCGACLLSCPEEIIKIEDRKPEIKGECPPACNACYIACPRTYVPDNIISHETAKEPLGDYIKIVSAKAPMFKGQDGGVVTALLSYALSEGIVDKVLVVDKDTKNPWKPTPKLTKHIEDVIKAAGTKYSACPIFKAMGGS
- a CDS encoding glutamate synthase-related protein, which produces MPFKVERKAEICKRNFNRPGCCWYLCDNPDEEQCKGCFSCYNNCPHEVYEIINGEPQPIRHEKCVGCRICEEMCPNDAIEVNAVVEDRRNVWSLVDLTEIQRKSEEGTYKVRGCGALRRIPTFDDLVLIPAQVSRPPIDKYREPCNTKVILGDRYAENPLELDTPIMIAAMSFGAISKEAKIALAMGATLAGTATNTGEGGMLPEERKYASKLIVQYASGRFGVSAAYLNNSEAIEIKIGQGAKAGMGGHLLGEKVTGEVSRIRMIPEGTDALSPARHMDIVGPEDLSMKISQLREITDWRVPIMVKFTSGRVRDDVKIAAKAGADIVVVDGMQGGTGAGPDVVTEHAGIPIIAAIVEADEALKEVNLREEVSLVAAGGIRSGADVAKAIALGADAVYIGTAALVAIGCRVCQMCYAGTCRKGIATQDPLFRKRLDYVEGGKRVARYIEAMTEELSMLTQQAGNTDVSKLEKDDLRALNLETAALTGVKMAGMEAPLYSL